The region TTTCAATCGCCCGGTCATAGTTGTCGACGGCCAGTTGAAGATCATCGGCTTGTTTCTTCAGAGGTTTATAAGCCGTAAACCAGTTCTTAACTTTATAAAGCCGCTCTAGATCGGACGTCCGACCGATGCCGTTATCCAGAATGAGCCGGTGTTTGGCGCGGGTTGCCTTGTGCCGTTCAATTAAAGTCGCTTGGTGGTGGAGCTGACTGGCCAGCGTATCGCGATTACGGGTTTGCTGGCCGATGGTTTGTTGCAGCGTTCGGATTTGCTGTACCGTATCCAGTTCGTCAATTTTCTGCTGTAGTTCGTCGCGCGTTTCGTAAGCCTGTTTGGCCGCTTCGTATAAACTACGTAAGCCTACCAACCGCTTCGTTACGAACAGGAGTTGCCGCTGGGCCGCCTGTTCCTGTTCTATCAGTCTGGTTTTGCGGGAATTAAGCTTATCGAGGTTAGCAAAGTCGGCCTGGAAGACGAGCAGACAGGTTTCGTAAATGGCCAGTGCCTGTTCCCGTTGCTGATAGAGGGGTGCCCGGTTAAGAACCTGGGTGAGTTCCTGTTGAGTCGATACCAGTGTTTGGCTACGTTGCTGGTTTTCGAGTAATCGTTTTTCGGCAGGAGACAAGTCATTGATTTCGGCTTCCTTCCGGCTCAGAGACTCAGAAATAACAGTAATGTCGGTCTTTGCCTGCTCAATGGTTTCGGGTGTTACAGCTTCCAGAGGGGATAACAACCCGCGAAGTTCGGCCAGTTGGTCGTCATTCGCTTTACTCAGTTTGCTCACTCGGGCAGCCAGGTCATACTGGTCGAGCTTGAACAACTGGTTCATCATCTTCGTCCGTTCGGTGGGACTAAGCTCCAGAAACTCCCGAAACTGGTTTTGGGGAATGATGATGGTCCGCTTGAAATTATCGTAGTCCAGACCCAGAATCTGCTTCGACAGAACGGCTATATCTTCTTTCTCATTCCCAATGGGTTGCCATTCATCGCCCTGGCGAATAAACATCCGGCGTTCGCCAGGCCCTATTTCATGATGCTTTTTGGGATGACGTTTCGCTTCGTAAACAAACTTGTATAGCTGCTGCTCCGGCCCGGCCTGAAACTGAAAGTCGATGATCAGGTGCTTCGACTTTAAATTCATCATATTATACTGACGATTGTCGCGACTGTTCAGCCGTTCCGTTTCGCCGTATAACGCAAAGCTTATAGCTTCCAGCAGCGACGTTTTGCCACTGCCCACCTTGCCAAAGATGCCAAAAACACTCGAACCAATTAATTGCTGGAAATCAATTTCCTGTAAGTCCTGATATGAATAGAGTCCTTGAATTGACAGTTTAATGGGTATCATTCAGGTTCGGTAGCTAAAATCTCTTTGAACAGGTGCTGTAGCCGCTCGTTTGGCTCCTGCCCCTTGTTCTTATTCTTAAAATAACTCGTGAACAGCGCTTCCATAGGCTGGCTAAGGTCGATGGCGGGCGCCGTTTCCTGCTCTGTTTCTTCTACATCGCGTACGTCCGGGATGATCGTCACCAGTGATTCGTGCGCCTGTTGAAGTTGCCGACGTTCGTCACTTGTCAGAAACGTTGGCGTTTGCAGAGTTATTTCGGCATAGCAATTCGGGTTTTCCCGCAGCCAGTCAACCGCTTCATCAACCCGCTTGAACTTCGGACGCAACAATCGTTTTCCAGTAGCAAGAGGAACGGGCGTAACCGTAACGGGTTGCCCGGCTTCAGCGTCAACAAGAACGACGTATTTCTGCTGATCGGCTTCGGCAAAACTATACGCCAACGGGCTGCTGCTATAGATAACAGGAGAAGGCCCGCCTGCTATTTGCTGATACCGGTGCAAATGCCCCAGTGCCGTATACTGAATCTGGGGCGGAATCATGTCTGTATACACGACCGATGCGCCACCCACCTGTAAAATACTACGCTCATCGTCCGATTCTTCGGGCTGCTCTCCCCCCCGTTTCATGACAAACAGATGTGCCATTAATAAATTGATGCCCTGCTCATCCATATAGGTATCAGCCAGAGCTGACCAGTGCTGGTGCAGATGCTGCCGGAGCTCATCGTCAAGACTCACCATACCCAGATACGACCGAAGCCGGGTCTCGTTGGCATAGGGCGTCATGATAATACGAACGGGCGCGTCGTGCCGGGGCAGCTTCAGTTCGATAAAGCCCGGTGCAGAACAAAGCAGCTTGGCATCGCAGCTTAACTCATACGAACGAACCTCAGTTTTCGGAAACCCAGCAAAGATGATTCCGCACTCTCGCCCGAAATGATCCTGCGCTTCGATCCGGTCCGGATTATCATGGTTTCCTGCAATGGCCACCACTGTCCGCCGACCATTTGCCGTCAGTTCTTTCAGTGTACTATATAATAGGTCCTCGGCTTTAGGGTCTGGATTAAACGTATCGAACAGATCACCCGCTACCAAAACCAGGTCAACATCTTCCTGATTGGCTACCTGAACAATCTCAGCCAATACGTCTCGTTGTTCCTGAAGGCGCTGAAAATCCTGAAGTCGCTTTCCCAGATGCCAGTCTGCCGTATGTAGTATTTTCATTAGATGACAAATCGTATCGGATGAATTGATACAAAAGGAAGATGCAATATAACTCATGAGGTCCGCATAACGGGCATAAAAACGGCTTAAGTGGGCTTTCTGCCTCGTAAGGAGTGCCGCAACAAGCGTATTTGAAAAAAGTTTCAACTTTTTTCAAACGGTAACTAATTGAGCGTACGGGCCTTACCAAATAATGTTTGGTAAGGCCCCATTTATTTTCAAACAAGGTCTTGACACGGGGGCAAAATCAGCCTACCTTTGCACTCCCAAACATCGGGAATGAGTCGAAAACACAAGCGAAAGCAACTGGTAATCAACTCATTACGTGCAATGGTCTGATAATCAACTCAAAAATTTATTTTCAGATTTACTTGACAAACAAAATAAAGTCTCGTACCTTTGCACTCCCAAACAATAAGGGAGATTGAAAAAAGAGAAATAAAACACTCACCATCAGTCTGTTACGAGGAAAAGTTGAAAAAATAAAGTTGAAAAATATTTTCACTTTTACTTGACAATCGGGAAATAAGCAGTACCTTTGCACTCCCAAACAACGAGACACAGTTTAACTGGTTTAAACGACACCTCAACAACGCTTCGACCAACGGGTCAGGCGCCAAGTTCTTTGACAAACGGTCAGCACAGAAAATGACTCAACGTTGCAACTTTGGTTGCCGGTTGAACAACATAGTGATTCGCTAACGAATCACGCAATTATTTACGATGGAGAGTTTGATCCTGGCTCAGGATGAACGCTAGCGGCAGGCCTAATACATGCAAGTCGAACGGGTCGCAAGGCCAGTGGCAAACGGGTGCGTAACGCGTAAGCAACCTGCCTCATACTGGGGGATAGCCCGGCGAAAGCTGGGGTAAACCCGCACGGTCCAGTTTCATCACCTGGTGAGATTGGTAAACATTTATGGGTATGAGAGGGGCTTGCGTCTGATTAGTTAGTTGGCAGGGTAACGGCCTACCAAGACGATGATCAGTAGGGGTTCTGAGAGGATTGGCCCCCACATGGGTACTGAGATACGGACCCAACTCCTACGGGAGGCAGCAGTAGGGAATATTGGGCAATGGACGGAAGTCTGACCCAGCCATGCCGCGTGCAGGATGAAGGCGCTCAGCGTTGTAAACTGCTTTTATTGGTGAAGAACAGCAGTCCTGCGGGATTGTGTGACGGTAGCCAAGGAATAAGCACCGGCTAACTCCGTGCCAGCAGCCGCGGTAATACGGAGGGTGCAAGCGTTGTCCGGATTTATTGGGTTTAAAGGGTGCGTAGGTGGTCATTTAAGTCTGGTTTGAAAGCAGGCGGCTTAACCGTCTGATGTGGCTGGAAACTGAATGACTTGAATGGGTTGGCGGTAGCCGGAATGGGTCATGTAGCGGTGAAATGCATAGATATGACCCGGAACACCGATTGCGAAGGCAGGCTACTACGACTTGATTGACACTGAGGCACGAGAGCATGGGTAGCGAACAGGATTAGATACCCTGGTAGTCCATGCCGTAAACGATGATTACTGGCTGTATGTGTTCTAACATGTGTGGCTGAGCGAAAGCGTTAAGTAATCCACCTGGGGAGTACGCTGGCAACAGTGAAACTCAAAGGAATTGACGGGGGTCCGCACAAGCGGTGGAGCATGTGGTTTAATTCGATGATACGCGAGGAACCTTACCTGGGCTAGAATGTGCGTGAAGGGTTCAGAAATGGGTCCGTGTAGCAATACACACAAAACAAGGTGCTGCATGGCTGTCGTCAGCTCGTGCCGTGAGGTGTTGGGTTAAGTCCCGCAACGAGCGCAACCCCTGTACTTAGTTGCCAGCGAGTAATGTCGGGAACTCTAAGTAGACTGCCTGCGCAAGCAGAGAGGAAGGGGGGGACGACGTCAAGTCATCATGGCCCTTACGTCCAGGGCGACACACGTGCTACAATGGTCGGTACAGCGGGTAGCGAGGGGGTAACCCGGAGCCAATCTTGTAAAGCCGGTCACAGTTCGGATTGGGGTCTGCAACCCGACCCCATGAAGCTGGAATCGCTAGTAATCGCGCATCAGCCATGGCGCGGTGAATACGTTCCCGGACCTTGTACACACCGCCCGTCAAGCCATGGGAATTGGGGGGACCTGAAGGTCGGTATGATAGCCGGGCAAGGGTAAACTCGGTGACTAGGGCTAAGTCGTAACAAGGTAGCCGTACCGGAAGGTGCGGCTGGAACACCTCCTTTTTGGAGCCGGTTCGTGTACTGCCACGGCGTACATGGAGGGGTTGAGTCAAGTGCTGGCGTTTGTTGAGGACATTGTCGACTCTTTGGAGCCGACAAGCTGTTCTTTGACCTACAGGGAGAGATGTATAGCCGGTAAAACGGGTATACGGATAAAACAGATTGACTTTCGGGTCAATCGAGTTATGAGTAGAGACATCAACGAGTAGACTACGCGTATAGATACGCAGCAAAAGGGCGTCTGGGGGATGCCTAAGGCTTCTGATGGCGATGAAGGACGTGGCAAGCGACGAAACGCTTAGGGGACCCGCTGGCAGGGGCTGATCCTAAGGTGTCCGAATGGGGCAACCCATCATGTTGAAGACATGATACCCTACGGGGGGCAAACGCGGAGAACTGAAACATCTAAGTACCCGCAGGAAGAGAAAACAATTGTGATTCCCTGAGTAGTGGCGAGCGAACGGGGAACAGCCCAAACCAGTTACGTTACGGCGTAGCCGGGGTTGTAGGACCCGACATCAAATCAGCAATCGAACGGAAAGCGCGTGGGAAAGCGCACCAGAGAGGGTGAGAGTCCCGTACCGGTCAGGGCGTTGGTGGGTTGGGGATCCTGAGTAGGGGGGAACCGGAGAAATTCCCTCTGAATTTGCCGGCACCATCCGGTAAGGCTAAATACAATCAGAAGACCGATAGCGCAGAGTACCGTGAGGGAAAGGTGAAAAGTACGGGGAGTACCCGGGTGAAATAGAACCTGAAACCAGGCGCTTACAAGCGGTTGGAGCTACCAGTGTGTAGTGACAGCGTGCCTTTTGCATAATGAGCCTACGAGTAACCGTCACTGGCGAGGTTAATCACGTGGACGTGAGGATCCGAAGCGAAAGCGAGTCTGAACAGGGCGCTGAGTCAGTGGGGGTTGACGCGAAACTTGGTGATCTACCCGTGGCCAGGCTGAAGGGGTGGTAACACACCGTGGAGGGCCGAACCGATAAGCGTTGAAAAGCTTCCGGATGAGCTGCGGGTAGGGGTGAAAGGCCAATCAAACTGAGAAATAGCTCGTACTCTCCGAAATGTTTTTAGGAACAGCGTTACGTGTTACTGTCTGTGAGGTAGAGCGACCAACAGGATGCGGGGGAGTCACATCCTACCAACTTCTGATGAACTCCGAATGCGCAGAGAGGTGCGTGGCAGTGAGGGGCAGGGTGCTAAGGTCCTGCTCCGAGAGGGGAACAACCCAGACCATCAGCTAAGGTCCCTAAGTGTGTGCTAAGTTGAACAAAGGCGGTCCGGCTGCTGAGACAGCCAGGAGGTTAGCTTGGAAGCAGCTATTCCTTTAAAGAGTGCGTAACAGCTCACTGGTCGAGCGGGGCGGGCGTCGATAATAAACGGGCATCAAGCACATCACCGAAGCTATGGACCTATACTTTGAGTATAGTGTGGTAGGAGAGCATTCCATGGGGGGTGAAGTTGTGGTGTGAGCCATGGTGGACCGCATGGAAAAGCAAATGTAGGCATAAGTAACGAGAATGAGGATGAGAACTCCTCACACCGAAAAGCTAAGGTTTCCTCCGCGATGGCAGTCATCGGAGGGTTAGTCGGGGTCTAAGGAGCAGGCGAAGGCCGGGATCTGAGGGGGAAGTGGTTAATATTCCACTACTATCTATACAGGCAATATCCATGACGGAGTGCCGGAGGTGTTACGTCCTGACGGAATAGGGCGTTGAGATGAGGCTTCGGCTGAGTCGAAGCACTGAAGGGGCTTCCAAGAAAAGTGGTGCGCGTTAAGCGTATGGATACCCGTACCGTAAACCGACACAGGTAGCTGGGAAGAATATTCTAAGGTGCGCGAAAGAATCATGGTTAAGGAACTCGGCAAAATTACCCTGTAACTTCGGGATAAGGGGGGCCTACCTGGCAACAGGAGGCTGCAGAGAAGACGCCCAGGCGACTGTTTACCAAAAACACAGGACTCTGCCAAAATGAAAGTTGACGCATAGGGTCTGACACCTGCCCGGTGCTGGAAGGTTAAGGGGGGAGCTTAGTGGGTAACTGCGAAGGTTTGAACTGAAGCCCCAGTAAACGGCGGCCGTAACTATAACGGTCCTAAGGTAGCGAAATTCCTTGTCGGGTAAGTTCCGACCTGCACGAATGGTGTAACGATCTGGGCACTGTCTCAACCATGAGTTCGGTGAAATTGTAGTAGCGGTGAAGATGCCGCTTACCCGCCACGGGACGGAAAGACCCCGTGCACCTTTACTACAGCTTAACATTGAATGCCGGTCAGGCATGTGTAGGATAGGCGGGAGGAGTTGAAGCGGTGTCGCCAGGCATCGTGGATCCAACCTTGAAATACCGCCCTTGGCTGACTGGCGTTCTAACCGCGGAAGTGGGACGGTGTTTGGTGGGTAGTTTGACTGGGGTGGTCACCTCCGAAAGGGTAACGGAGGTTTCCCAAGGTTGGCTCATACCGGACGGTAATCGGTAGGGGAGTGCAATAGCAGAAGCCAGCTTGACAGTGAGGCCTACAAGCCGATCTGGGACGAAAGTCGGGTATAGTGATCCGGTGGTTCCGCATGGAAGGGCCATCGCTCAAAGGATAAAAGGTACGCCGGGGATAACAGGCTGATCTCCCCCAAGAGCTCACATCGACGGGGAGGTTTGGCACCTCGATGTCGGCTCGTCACATCCTGGGGCTGGAGAAGGTTCCAAGGGTTCGGCTGTTCGCCGATTAAAGTGGCACGCGAGCTGGGTTCAGAACGTCGTGAGACAGTTCGGTCCCTATCTGTGGTGGGCGTGGGAATACTGACGGGATCTGTCCTTAGTACGAGAGGACCGGGATGGACTCACCGCTGGCGGATCGGTTGTTTGGCCGCAGGCACGGCCGAGTAGCTACGTGGGGAACAGATAAGCGCTGAAAGCATCTAAGTGCGAAACTGGCCTGAAGATGAGTGTTCCGGTATAAAGGGGTGTTGTAGACGACGACGTTGATAGGCGGCAGGTGGAGGTGGTGAGAGCCATAAAGCCGAGCCGTACTAATGACCCCGGAAGCGTGTTTAGTACTGCGCTGTATTCGAATGTTGATGAGTATGCTTAGGACATAAGGTTAAGTATCCAGATCTCTCTCTGTAGGAACAAAGACAACAAAGATATTGACTGGCGACAGTCGAAAGAGTCAATTAGGTTGGTGTAGTTTAGGCGGGTGTTCACCTCTACCATTTCGAACAGAGCCGTTAAGCCCCGTACTGCCGATGGTACTGCTGTCATAAGCGGGAGAGTAGGAAGATGCCACCTATTGAAACAGCGAAAGCCGTTCACCCAGTGAACGGCTTTTTGCGTTTATGCAGCGGGTTTATTAAGTATTAAAAAAAGGCTTATACAACGTACAAGCCTTCTTTAACCGTGGTCTAATGACCTCTTAAGCCATTTCTAAGGCTTCCATGGAAGGTAAGGTTATTTTTTCCAGCAATTCTTCTTCTAATAAATCGGCCCAGGCATTCATGTAGGCAATTACATCCTGTCGTACGTTATGCTTCAAGTATCTCTGTTCTAAAGGAAAGCGCAGTAATACCTGCCGGTCGTCTAACCGTTCAAGATGTTTTATATCTTCAAGAACTAAACCAGCGTTGAGCATTTCATTAATTAAAAGATCAATGGGCATCTCACTGGTTGAGCAATAGTCTTCAGCCTGTTCATTCCAATCACCATGACGTTGCATAGCATACTGGTGAATTTGTTGCTTATTAAGCTTTGTAAGCTGTTGTGCAAGGTTTCCACAATTACAGCCACCCATATGCCCCCATTGATAAGGAGCGCCATGTTGTAGGTTCTGGGCTGTTTGACGAAGGGCATAAATTAACTCGGGCGTTGGGCGGGCCATATTGATTTGAATTTTAGTTTATTTACTACCTATTCTTCTCGCGAAACAGCAGTTTTAGGCATTTTGTTCACCATTCCTGATCAACAAAAAAGCCCGATCAGATCGGGCTTTCTTCTCAACGGACTAGTTCCATCAAGTCCTTATCGTTAACTTCTTTTCGAACATCGGCCATGTCCAGGAACCGTGTATATATGCCGTCGAGCGTTGGCTTGTCGTAGCGGAAGCCAAGTAGCTCAAGCCGGTGTTTCAAGGCATGGCGGCCACTACGGGCAGTCAGCACGATGGAGGACTTGGGCACACCAACATCGTGAGGATTCATTATTTCATAGTTCTCGGAGTGCTTCAGGAAGCCATCCTGATGAATGCCTGACGAGTGCGCAAAGGCATTACGGCCAACAATAGCTTTATTAGCCTGGACAGGCATCCGCATCATTTGCGATACAAGGTTGCTAACGGGGAAAAGGCGAGTGGTGTCAATGTTGGTGTGCAAGCCAAGCTCCTTCTTCACTTTCAAGGCCATTACCACCTCTTCCAGCGACGTATTACCAGCGCGTTCACCAATGCCATTCATGGTTACTTCGACTTGCCGTGCGCCGTTCATTACGCCTGCCAGCGTATTAGCCGTAGCTAAGCCCAGATCGTTATGACAATGGATCGAAATAGTGGCCTGGTGAACGTTGGAAACGTGCTCGTAGATGTAGGCTATTTTCTTGCCGTATTCGTCGGGCAGGCAATAGCCAGTCGTATCGGGAATATTAACCACTGTAGCTCCTGCTTTGATAACTGCTTCAGTTAATTGTGCAAGAAAAGCAAGATCGGCACGGCCAGCATCTTCAGCATAAAACTCTACATCTTCAACGAAGGATTTAGCATGTTTTACCGCAGCAATGGCCTGTTCAAGAATGTTTTCCCGTGTGCTGTTAAACTTATTCCGAATATGAATGTCTGACGAACCAATACCGGTATGAATGCGCCCGCGTTTGGCCCATTTGAGGGCTTCGCCAGCAGCGTCGATGTCTCCCTTTACTGCACGGCTGAGGGCACAGATGGTAGGCTCAGTCACTGCTTTTGATATTTCAACGACCGAGCGGAAGTCGCCGGGACTCGAAATAGGAAAACCAGCTTCGATAACATCAACGCCCATCCGCTCCAGTTCTTTCGCTACTACAATTTTCTCCTCAGTGGTTAACTGGCAGCCCGGTACTTGCTCACCGTCGCGCAGGGTAGTATCAAAAATGTAAACTCGCTGGCTCATAGTTTGGTATTGATTGAAATACGTATGATTCGTTGGTTAGTAAAAAAGCCTTTCCTCCGGACAGAGAAAAGGCTTATTAATATAGCATATCCTTCTCCGTCTTAAAAAACGTGTAGTAGTTGCAGTCGGCAGGATAAAGAATTGCTCATGAAATAGTCCGCGAAATTTCGCTGTTTGCGTAAATACGCTACAAAAATAAGTGTTTTTGATTAGTTTGCAAATCAGAAAACAAATTTCAAGATATGAATTTCCTTACTTTTTAAGCTGTCAAACGCTGTAAAATTTGTTCGCCCATGGCTTGAGTACCCAGTATCTTATCCGAAGCTGTGGTTGCGTCGGCAATATCGCGTGTGCGGAAACCAGCTTTAAGAACTGAGTCAACAGCGTCCACCACTGCATTGGCTTCTTCTTTCATGCCGAACGAGATGTCGAGCATTAAAGCTACTGACAAAACAGAGGCCAGCGGGTTAGCTACGCCTTTACCGGTAATATCGTGGGCCGAACCATGAATGGGCTCGTACAAGCCCGTTGTATCGCCAACAGAAGCTGATGCCAGCATACCCATCGAACCCGCAATCTGACTGGCTTCGTCGGTCAGGATATCACCAAACAGGTTGCCTGTTACAACAACATCAAACCGCTTGGGATCTTTGATAAGTAACATGGCAGCGGCATCGACAAACTGATGCTCCACCTCCACTTCCGGATAACGGGGAGCAATTTCCTGTACGACTTCACGCCACAGACGAGACGATTCAAGCACGTTTGCTTTATCAACCGAGCATAATTTCCTGCGCCGGGTCATAGCAGCATCAAACGCTTTGATCACGATCCGTTCAACTTCATAACGGCTATAGATCATTGTATCGAAAGCTGTGTCACCGTCATCCTTACGGCCTCTTTCGCCAAAGTACACATCGCCGGTTAGTTCGCGGAAGAATAGAATATCGGCACCTTTCAAAATCTCAGGTTTGATGCTGGAAGCGCTCAGTAACTCGTCGAAGAGTTTGATGGGGCGCAGGTTTGCGTACAGGCCCAGCGCTTTCCGAATGCCAAGCAGACCTTGCTCCGGCCGAACTTTAGCGGATGGGTCGTTGTCGTATTTTGGGTGACCTACTGCACCGAACAGAATAGCATCCGACGCTTTGGACTTAGTAATGGTTTCGTCGGGAATGGGATTGCCAGTAGCTTCGATGGCTTCGTGACCGATCAGCGCCGTGTCGTAGGTAAACTCGTGATCGTATTTTTTGGCGATGGCATCCAGAACCTGTTTGCCAACCGCTGTTACTTCCTGACCGATGCCATCACCGGCAATGACTACAATGTGTTTTTTCATTTTTAAGAGACAAAAGAGCAAAGGAATGGCTAACGTTCTGTAAATCGCAGGTCTCCCTTTACGATGGGCAAGCTAAACGGATAAATAAAAATTGAAAGTTATAAACCAGGCAAGTTGGGTCAGGTATGATGCCTACGATTTCACCGCTTCGGCAATGACGTTCTTTCCAATGACCTGCCCACCGGTAAGTTTATCAAACAAACGGCTTACCGGAAAGATAACACGGTCGTAAAAAATGACCGATTCTTTGGTAATCCGGCCGTCTTTGCCAAGCCATTTGTAGATCAGAGAGATGAAATAGCCTGCAAAGTCATAATACCGGCAGTCGGTAACGCGCAGTCCGGCATCTTCCAGAATCTGGCGAACCAGCTTCTTGTCGTAGCGCCGGTAATGCCCTACGTGTTCATCCATATTACTGAAGATCTCCTGACGGGCTGGAACAAAAACCTTGATCCGGCCGCCCGGCTTGAGTTTTTTATATAACTCCTTTACGATTTCGCCGTGGTGTTCGATGTGCTCCAGGAC is a window of Spirosoma linguale DSM 74 DNA encoding:
- a CDS encoding nuclease SbcCD, D subunit (TIGRFAM: nuclease SbcCD, D subunit~PFAM: metallophosphoesterase~KEGG: neu:NE1390 serine/threonine specific protein phosphatase:exonuclease SbcD), which encodes MKILHTADWHLGKRLQDFQRLQEQRDVLAEIVQVANQEDVDLVLVAGDLFDTFNPDPKAEDLLYSTLKELTANGRRTVVAIAGNHDNPDRIEAQDHFGRECGIIFAGFPKTEVRSYELSCDAKLLCSAPGFIELKLPRHDAPVRIIMTPYANETRLRSYLGMVSLDDELRQHLHQHWSALADTYMDEQGINLLMAHLFVMKRGGEQPEESDDERSILQVGGASVVYTDMIPPQIQYTALGHLHRYQQIAGGPSPVIYSSSPLAYSFAEADQQKYVVLVDAEAGQPVTVTPVPLATGKRLLRPKFKRVDEAVDWLRENPNCYAEITLQTPTFLTSDERRQLQQAHESLVTIIPDVRDVEETEQETAPAIDLSQPMEALFTSYFKNKNKGQEPNERLQHLFKEILATEPE
- a CDS encoding 3-isopropylmalate dehydrogenase (KEGG: nis:NIS_0727 3-isopropylmalate dehydrogenase~TIGRFAM: 3-isopropylmalate dehydrogenase~PFAM: isocitrate/isopropylmalate dehydrogenase) produces the protein MKKHIVVIAGDGIGQEVTAVGKQVLDAIAKKYDHEFTYDTALIGHEAIEATGNPIPDETITKSKASDAILFGAVGHPKYDNDPSAKVRPEQGLLGIRKALGLYANLRPIKLFDELLSASSIKPEILKGADILFFRELTGDVYFGERGRKDDGDTAFDTMIYSRYEVERIVIKAFDAAMTRRRKLCSVDKANVLESSRLWREVVQEIAPRYPEVEVEHQFVDAAAMLLIKDPKRFDVVVTGNLFGDILTDEASQIAGSMGMLASASVGDTTGLYEPIHGSAHDITGKGVANPLASVLSVALMLDISFGMKEEANAVVDAVDSVLKAGFRTRDIADATTASDKILGTQAMGEQILQRLTA
- a CDS encoding Methyltransferase type 11 (PFAM: Methyltransferase type 11; Methyltransferase type 12~KEGG: mxa:MXAN_1023 putative pristinamycin I synthase 3), which encodes MSQAKQTAEKVDYNGADNLAMMSHAINYNGGLFKWVSSDIRPGEAILDFGAGNGEYANRFPAGAVDAAEIDPELLPLIKQPVYTDISTLAKTYDLIYTINVLEHIEHHGEIVKELYKKLKPGGRIKVFVPARQEIFSNMDEHVGHYRRYDKKLVRQILEDAGLRVTDCRYYDFAGYFISLIYKWLGKDGRITKESVIFYDRVIFPVSRLFDKLTGGQVIGKNVIAEAVKS
- a CDS encoding pyruvate carboxyltransferase (PFAM: pyruvate carboxyltransferase~KEGG: pat:Patl_3268 2-isopropylmalate synthase), producing MSQRVYIFDTTLRDGEQVPGCQLTTEEKIVVAKELERMGVDVIEAGFPISSPGDFRSVVEISKAVTEPTICALSRAVKGDIDAAGEALKWAKRGRIHTGIGSSDIHIRNKFNSTRENILEQAIAAVKHAKSFVEDVEFYAEDAGRADLAFLAQLTEAVIKAGATVVNIPDTTGYCLPDEYGKKIAYIYEHVSNVHQATISIHCHNDLGLATANTLAGVMNGARQVEVTMNGIGERAGNTSLEEVVMALKVKKELGLHTNIDTTRLFPVSNLVSQMMRMPVQANKAIVGRNAFAHSSGIHQDGFLKHSENYEIMNPHDVGVPKSSIVLTARSGRHALKHRLELLGFRYDKPTLDGIYTRFLDMADVRKEVNDKDLMELVR